In the genome of Dioscorea cayenensis subsp. rotundata cultivar TDr96_F1 chromosome 1, TDr96_F1_v2_PseudoChromosome.rev07_lg8_w22 25.fasta, whole genome shotgun sequence, one region contains:
- the LOC120258958 gene encoding subtilisin-like protease 4 has product MVLMNDDVSGYTTFSEAQYLPVSHVSYKDAIQIKDYIISNSTPTAKITFGGTIFDIRPSPALAYFSSRGLVRYNGNNVKLDVTAPGVNILSAWPVEVGLFLSGLKIKPFNFESGTSMATPHVSGIVALIMSKLKNDNKRQWSTSEIQSALITTTDTFDLDGKPIYDEATLNGSANILQRGAGQVNVMNAMDPGLVYNIEPDDYVAYLCGIFSNNSQDVQIFTKNNTQNCTRSISSKQLNYPSIGIQMASRSANSTISRTVTNVGDAREIYNATFIEPPFVRIYLSHYQISFTRLEQQITYSITFIMNGSHPSSGVIGQGELSWVSNRHNVTSPIYIAF; this is encoded by the coding sequence ATGGTCCTTATGAATGATGATGTGTCAGGGTACACGACATTTTCAGAAGCTCAATATCTTCCAGTATCACATGTGAGCTACAAAGATGCCATTCAAATTAAAGATTATATTATTTCAAACTCTACACCTACGGCAAAGATCACCTTCGGTGGAACAATATTTGATATTCGGCCATCTCCAGCATTGGCCTACTTCTCATCCAGAGGCCTGGTCAGGTATAATGGAAACAATGTGAAGCTAGATGTCACTGCACCTGGAGTAAATATTTTATCTGCATGGCCAGTAGAAGTTGGGCTTTTCCTGTCTGGTCTAAAAATAAAGCCATTCAACTTTGAAAGTGGCACATCCATGGCCACGCCTCATGTTTCCGGAATTGTGGCACTTATTATGAGCAAGTTGAAAAACGACAACAAACGTCAATGGTCAACATCAGAGATCCAATCAGCACTCATCACCACAACCGACACATTCGATTTAGATGGAAAACCAATCTATGATGAAGCAACTTTGAACGGCAGTGCCAACATTCTCCAACGGGGAGCAGGACAAGTCAATGTGATGAATGCCATGGATCCAGGTCTCGTCTACAACATTGAACCAGATGATTATGTTGCCTATCTTTGCGGAATTTTTTCTAATAACAGTCAAGATGTGCAAATCTTCACCAAAAACAACACACAAAATTGCACTAGATCCATCTCTAGCAAGCAACTCAATTATCCCTCTATTGGCATACAAATGGCATCAAGATCAGCAAACTCCACTATTAGCAGGACAGTGACAAATGTGGGTGATGCTAGGGAAATCTACAACGCCACATTCATAGAACCACCATTTGTGAGAATCTACCTCTCTCACTACCAGATTAGCTTCACCCGATTAGAACAACAAATTACCTATAGTATCACATTCATCATGAATGGTTCCCACCCAAGCTCGGGAGTCATTGGACAAGGAGAGTTGTCATGGGTGTCCAACAGGCACAATGTCACAAGTCCCATCTACATCGCATTCTAA